A segment of the Vibrio sp. 16 genome:
CGCTGCATCGACATGGGTTGAGCATTGTTCAGTAGCCGTTTGACACTGACTTCCGAGATGTCTAATTCAGCGGCTAAATCTTGATACGACGCGCCTCGACTCTTTAGTTTCTGCTTCACCAAATTACATACTTCTTGAGCGAGCTGCTGATCCATATTGGCTCCTAATCTGCCGTTCGATACCTTGGGTATCATAATAGTGACCTTTTGGTATTTTGATTGAGATTAAAGGTCGTTATGAGATTCTTTTCTCACTATTTTGCTCAGGAAAGTGCCATGTCTCAACAGCAATTGATTCGATGCTATGCCACCCAGCAAGCATTTCACTGGTTTATCACTGGGATGCTCATCCCGGTTTTAATTTTGATATTTCAATCTCGTGGGCTGAGTTTGACTGACATCGGTTTGGTGATGGCGGTATGGATTGGCACCACCACCTTTTTGGAGATTCCCTTAGGTAGTGCCGCAGACCGATTTGGCCGACGTAAAACCTATTTGCTTTCTTTGTTGCTGAGTATGTTGGGGGTCTTGGCCTTATTGTTTGCATCAACAATGCCCTCGGTCCTCGCCAGCGCGATATTGCTTGGTGCGGCTCGGGCGGTCTATTCCGGTACGTTAGATGCTTGGTTTTATGATGCTTATCAGCTGTCACCCGGGCCGCTTTCTTATCATGATGCGCTGGCGAGAATAAACCTTATGGTCACAGTCGGGTTGGCGCTAGGTTCGTTGGTCGGAGGCGGGTTGCCTGATGTTGCCTTGCATCATCAGTGGTTTGAGTCAAAATATGACCTAAATTTGATCCTCATTGTCGCGGCAACAGGTGTCCTTTTCATGGTGACCTTAACGCTTATTCCGAGCGAAGCACCTCCCTTGACTCAACAGAAACCCTCGCAGCAACAATCACTGCTTTCTACCTGCGTGCAGGCGCTGAACGAGGCATTTCGCCACGATGTATTGAAGCGAGTGATGCAAACGACCTTGGTGTTTGGCGTGGTATTGAGTAGCGTTGAAAACCTCTGGCAGCCATATCTTGCCAATATTATGGGCGATGATACGGCCAGCACCTTGATCTATGGGGTTATCTCGGCACTCTACTTTTTAATGGCGGCAGCGGCATCTTGGTGCTCCGTTAAGGGATTGCGTTGGTTTTGTGGCTCCCATCGAATGTTGCTTTTTGCCAGCCGCTTATCTGCTGGCATGGTGTTGTTGTTGATGTCGACAACAACGCAAGTTACGAGCTTTTCTCTTGCTTATCTGATGTTTTTCTTCCTTTTTACCTTGGGTGAAAACTCGCAAATGGTGTTGGTCAATGACAATACTAAGGCCGAGTTTCGTTCGACTATGCTCTCGATCAGTTCCTTTGTTGTCACCTGCGGTGGAATGATCGCGTCGTTAGGGTTTGGCTATTTATCGGATCACTTTGGCATTTCAGCCAGTTGGAGTGTTGCGGCGTTGCTGCTGGTGGTATCGTCTTTTGGCTTTATACGAATTCCAGCACAAATGTCTCGAACTAACGGCGTGGTGGAATCGGGTCGATAGGTTTGATTCACGGCTTTATCATTGAAACGTCATAAACTTTTTACAATTATCTGTTTGAGTTATAGGCGAAAAGTTTTGCTGTGTTGTATGCCGTTCGATGCGTCATCATGTCAAAACCAGAACAATAAAACATAACTCGTTTCCTCAAGGAGAAACAACAGATGAAGCAGATCCTAACCAGTGGTATTGCGCTCTTGCTTGGTATGAGCTCAATGGCGATGGCGGCGAATGAACCTGCACAAGTAGGTCCGCGTCCTTTGTACTTGGTCAGTGACATGGAAGATGGTCCTCTTAAATCAAAATTAGAAAGTTGCAGTGCAGGTCCTTTTTATCGCAGCGACTTTTCGATTGGTCACCGCGGCGCGGCAATGCAGTTTCCAGAGCATACTAAAGAGTCTTACCTTGCGGCGATTGCAATGGGAGCGGGGGTTCTGGAGTGTGATGTGACCTTTACCAAGGATAAACAATTGGTTTGTCGTCACTCACAAAGTGATCTGCACACTACAACGGATGTGCTTGCGCACCCTGAATTGGCGAAGAAGTGTTCTGTTCCGTTCAAACCTGCCAATCCCGAAACTGGCGAAGATGCCCAAGTAGAGTGTCGTACGTCAGACTTTACCCTCGCGGAGTTCAAGACTCTCAAGGGTAAAATGGATGGCGCGAACCCGAAAGCCACCACGATTGAAGAGTACATGAATGGCACTCCGGGCTGGCGCACTGACTTGTATTCGCAAACGGGTACATTGATGACGCATGCGGAAAGCGCGGCGCTGTTTAAAAAGCATGGTGTAAAAGTCACACCTGAGCTGAAATCAGCGGCGGTAGAAATGCCATATCAAGGCTTTAGCCAGAAAGATTATGCTCAAAAGCTGATTGATGAACTCAAAGCAGCCGGCTTCTCTGCAAAAGAGGCTTACGTGCAGTCATTCAATCTTGATGACGTGAAGTACTGGATTAAAAACGAGCCTGAGTTTGGTCAGCAAGCGGTCTATCTTGATGATCGCGTCTATAACCTAAAAGACTTCACGGCGACGCTGGAAAACATGAAAGCGCTCTCTGATCAAGGCGTTAACATCATTGCGCCTCCTCTTTATGCGCTGATTGATTTAGATGAGAAAAACAGCATTGTTGCCTCTGAGTATGCCAAGCTGGCAAAACAAGCGGATTTGGACATCATCGCATGGACGTTAGAGCGTTCAGGGCCACTTGCGCAAGGTGGTGGTTGGTACTATCAAAGCGTTACCGAGCAGATCAAGCAAGATGGCGATATGATGAAAGTGTTGGATGTGTTGGCGAAAGATGTCGGCGTACTGGGGGTCTTCAGTGATTGGCCTTCAACAGTCACTTACTACGCCAACTGTATGGACATCTAACCACGGCCATAGAAGAGAAAAGCCCGAACCATGTGTTCGGGCTTTTTGGTTTTAAGTTAGCTTAAAGTTTAAATGAACCAATTTCCTGGTTCAGTTTATCTGCTAATGCGGATAGCTTGGCCGCTTGCTCGGCGGCATCGGCAGCCTCAGATGAGAGCTGATCTGACACGGAGCGAATCCCTTCCGTATTCATCGTGATCTCATTCGAGACTAGGCTTTGTTCTTCAGCTGCCGCTGCAATTTGAGCCGCCATATCGCTTATCACATCGACCGCCGTATTGATGTTGACAATATTGCCATTGGCAGTGGTGGCGTCGTTGACACTGTCTCGGGCTTTGGTTTGGCTCTGACCCATGATTTGAACCGCTTTGTGAGTTGTCGATTGCAGCAATTCTATCGTATGTTGGATCTCTTTGGTGGAGGTGTGGGTACGTTGTGATAGCACGCGAACTTCGTCAGCAACAACAGCAAAACCACGACCTTGGTCACCCGCTCGAGCAGCTTCAATGGCGGCATTCAATGCAAGAAGATTGGTTTGCTCGGCGATGTCTTGGATGGTAGATAAGATAGTATTAATGCTCGTCGCGTGCCCTTCTAAATCTTCAATCACGTCGGTAGCAACTTGTACATCTGCTGCCAGTGCTTCAATTGATACCAGGGTTTGATTGACCTGGCTGGAGCCATCGACACAAGCGGTGACCGCATCTTGAGAGTTTTTCGCGGTATTTTCCGCATTAGAGGCGATTTCGGCGGTAGCTGCTGCCATCTCACCGACCGCGGTAGCGACCATATTGATCTCATCTTGCTGGCTATGGATACGTTGGCTGCGCTCCTCCGCTTGATGAGAGGTAATAGAGGCTTGATCGCTCAGATCGTGGGAAATCCCTTTGAGCGTCATGACCATTTGGTGCATGTTGGCAACGAATTTGTTGAAGCTGGTGGCGAGTTGGCCAACTTCATCTTGAGTCCGCGGGCTTAGTCGTTGGGTTAGGTCACCATCTCCTGACGCGATTTCCTCCAAGGCTTTTGTGACGACGAGAAGGTCTCTAAACAAGTATGAGATGAGCGCCGAAACCAAGCCAATCAGAACGATCGCGCCAATGACTGCTGTAATGATTAGCTGAGTCAGCAGTTCGTAGTACGCTGACTCTTCGGTTGTCTTATCCATCTGAATGGCGACAACCCAGTCTGAGTCTTCAATCTTGTTGAAGTACATCAACTGAGGCTCTTTTTGTGCGCTGAACTCACTGATCGTGCCGTCTCTTTCTGCTTTGAGTATTGCCGGGAGTGTGAGTTGTGAATCCCAGCGAGTAACGGGTTGCATCGCTAAAGATGTTTGTGGGTGCGCAAGGAAGGTTCCGTTAGCACTGTCAATCAATATCGCCTGTGCATTTTCACCAACATCAAGATTGACGATTTCTGATATCAATTGGTCGATTAATAGATCTGCACCAATTACGCCCACGACGCGACCATTCTGGCTCACGCTTGCCGCGATTGACACCATCATTTTATTTGAATTGATGTCTTTATAAGCTGGGGTAATAACAGGCTTGTTGGAGTTGATCGCCGCCTTGTACCATGGGCGAGTGCGGGGGTCGATATGACTGAGATCTAGGTCAGCATGTGAGGTGACGACCACCCCTTCGCTCGAACCGAAGTAGACGTCTTCAAAGCCACCGCTGATGCGTGCCTGATACAGCGCTTCGTTGATATTGTCTGCGCGAAGTAAGCTACCTGTGGCGGTGACTATATTTTCTCGGATATCGATCCATTTGCGAATAGCATCAGACTCGGTTTGGCTGACACCGCCAGCATGTAAGTAGATTGCGTGGCGGCTTTGTTCAAACAGCTTTGAAGAGGCTTGCCAAGTTAGCAACGAGGACATGAGTACAACAGCGAACAAACACGCCATTGTCAGTTTTTGCTTTAACGATAGATTCATTTATTAACCAGTATAAGTGTTGAGCAGACTGAATTTATGGAACGGGAGATTGTATAGGTTTTGAATGTGGATTTATAGGGGGTGATATACTGTTTATTTGGATGGGTCGTTTGATTTATGAGCAGTCAAAACAAAGCATCGATCGAAGAGGTCATTGTGGGCTTGGATAGGCCGTTTGTCGGGTTGTTAGACTAATTTTTCAAGGGGAAAGGAGCTCCCTACGTTGGGAGCTCTCGTTTAGTAAATCGAACTTATGCCTCAGAGGTATTTCTCTATCGGCAGTAATTGCAGGAAGTAAGATTGGAATCGAGGCCATTTCCCTGTGTCTGGTTCGCGATTTAGTCGTCGTTCTCCCGATTGCCAATACACATCGCCCTCTTGCAAATGCAACGACCAGCTGTGCGTTTCATCCATCGCATCACCAATCGTTTCTGCCAATTCTTCGGCAACCGCTGGGCTGTCGATGACTAGGATCGATTCGCTGTTTAAGTAGGTTGAGCGGAGATTGAAATTAAACGAACCAATCACAGCAACCTGCTTGTCGAAGACGGCGGATTTTGAATGAAGACCGTAGCTCGCCTCTGGTGCACACTTGCGGTTATCTTTGGTTGATGCGAAACAAAGCGAGCTATCGGGTTGGAGCTCAAACAGCTGCACGCCATGTTGCAACATATCTTCTCGGCGGCCAGCATAAGCGGAATGGTTGGTGACCAGATCGTTTGATGCCATCGAGTTGGTTAATGCCTTAACATCAACGCCACGCTCGTTGAGTGTTTGCCAATTGTCCAGTTGGCGGTCGTCAAACACTAAATAAGCCGATTCAAGGAGCACTTCCTTATGGGATTGTTCGGCAAGCTGGCTTAGGTATTTCGCTGTCCTTTTTGGCTCTGAGGTGTTGCTTTCATCGCTCGGTACAGGTCTGTCGGCAATGTAATGGGCTTGTACTGGGGTCATTGAGCCAGTGAGCTGAGTTAACAACTGTTTCGCCGCCATTGGCTTTGTGGGCAGCGGAGGGTACGCAAGATACTCAGGAACGGTTACCGATTTGAGTACAGAAAGGCTGACGTCTTGATCTTCACCAAGTAAATCAACTGGGTAAGACCAACGACTATCCCAATATTGGTTGAAGCTTGTTTGAACCTCTTCAACCACATCCCCCATCACCAATGCGTCTCGATCGCGAAAGTTGATGTCATCGGATAAATCGAAGTACTCGTCGCCAATATTGCGACCGCCGACCACAGAAAATGCGCCATCCACGGTGAAGGATTTGTTGTGCATACGGCGGTTTAAGCGTGAAAAGTCTCCCAATACATTGAGCCATTTCGCCACACCGCGGCGGGTTGGGATTGGGTTAAAAACGCGTATTTCAACGTTGGGATGGGCATTGAGCTCGATCAAAAGCGACTCGCGCTCATTGAGGTTAATGTCATCGAGCATGACACGCACCTTCACGCCGCGGTCGGCGGCAGCCAGTAAACGGCTGGCAAGGTACGCGCCTGAAACATCGGAGTTCCAGATATAGTATTGAATGTCTATGGTGCGCTCCGCCGTTTCAACCAACGCCAATCGCTGAGCAAGGGCATCCCACCCTGATTCTTGCAACAAAACCGTGCTCGAAACCTCAGGCCGATCTTTCCAATACTGGTCATTGAGCTTTGATAACTGGGTGTCGGATGGTAATGGGGTCGTGGATGGAGTGTGGACGATGTCATCGGGAAGCGTGCCACAGCCAGCTAAAAGGCTGACAATAAAAAGTTGAGAAGCTAAGCGCCTAAGCTTAATCATGAATGCGCGTCCTTGGGGATAGTTAGAGCAATCGCGTGAGTCTTGACTCCAGTATAACAAAAACCGAATGGGCGTAGGTTTGTCGCTTTTGAGGAAAATGAATGGCTATGCAATCAGGTTGTTATTTTGCTGAGCAATAGTACGTGCTTCATTGATTAAAATCACATCAGCGGTCAAGTAAATCCAGTACTATCGGCGCAAAATAATAGTCATTATCAAATGAAAGCAATGAGTCCCATGAAGCAATCTGCACTCGATTTACAAACCATAGTCGATGCTCTGTCGAAAGTAGAAAGAGCAAACAATGTCGATTTATGTCCGTTGAAAACGTCTATTTCCAACATGCCAGTGGATACACTAAAGACCTTTGGTCGTATTGGTCATCAAGATTCCATTGACGCACGTTTCAAGATTTTGAGCGAAGGCTTTCCTAATCTGAGCCACCAAGTCAACTACTTGCTCGAAGCCTCTGTGCTTCTTTAGGGCTTCACTCTCCGTTGAATCAAACCGCCACTCTAGTGCAGTTGCTAGAGTGGTTTTTAGTGCGCGCTATTTATTTTAGAGCGTTAACTTCGGTTGAATGAAGTCAATGAACGCTGAAATCCTTCTCGCCACATTGGAGGACTTATAGTACACCGCATTGACTAACTCGCGGCCGGTGCGGCTGATCTTTTCGTGTTCAAGCACTGGTATCAACCGGCCTTCCTCAATGTCGCTATTCACCATAAAACCTGACAAACAAGCAATGCCATTGCCTGCCAGAGCAAGTTGTCGCACCGCCTCACCATTGCTTGATGTAAGTGTTGGCTGCAAACTTTGAAACCCTTTTAACGGCCATTGATTGAGTGCTTTTGGTCCGCTGAACCCGATTGTGGCATGGTGGATTAAATCAGCGGTCGTGTGTGGCTGTCCCCGTTTTGCTAGGTAGTCAGGAGAAGCCACTAAATGGAGTTGACTGCGTCCGAGCGGTCTTGCATGCAGAGTGGAGTCGCTCAACTGACCGATTCGAATCGCGACATCGGTTTTCTTTTCAAGCAGATCAACAAATCCCTCGTTAGATGAGAGTTCAAGTTCGATGTCAGGATATTGCGCTTGGAAATCACCAATTAAAGGCACCAATTGGTGAAGAACAAATGGGCTGGCGGCGTCAACGCGTAATCGACCTTTGGGAAGTTCACCGCGTGATATCAGCTCCTCTTCTGCCCGTTGGATCTGGGTTAATCCTAGGCGGATTGAGTCGATGAACTGCCTTCCTTCATCGGTTAACTCGATTCGGCGCGTAGTTCGATTGAGAATCGATACCCCAAGTTGTTTCTCTACTTTGCCAACGGCGCGTGAGACGCGAGCCACTTGAATATCAAGTGTGTCTGCCGCCGCAGAAAACCCGCCGCTATCCACCACGGCTAACAATATTTCAAGATCATCTGAGCGGGTAAGCATACGGTTTCCTCTAGGCCAACTGATGAATGGGTTATTACCTTCATTTATAGCAAAAATCATTTGCTAAAACTGCTGATTTTTACAATGAAATAGAGAGGCATAATACCGCTATTCCCAGTCATCGCCGATTTCAGGTGAGGCTATTAACGTGATAGTGAGTATTTACCATGCCTTTAGCTCTTTTTGCATTGACGCTTAGCGCCTTTGCCATTGGTACCACGGAATTTGTCATTGTTGGGTTGATCCCGACGATGGCCAGCGACCTTGGTGTTTCTTTGCCTTCTGCTGGTCTACTGGTTAGCTTGTATGCGCTTGGTGTTGCCATTGGTGCGCCAGTGTTGACTGCACTAACCGGAAAGTGGAACCGCAAGTATGTTCTGTTGGCTGTCATGGCCTTGTTCGTATTAGGAAACGTGTTAGCGTGGCAAGCCCCTGGTTACAACACCCTTATTGTTGCGCGCATTCTTACTGGACTGGCACACGGTGTGTTTTTCTCTATCGGTTCGACCATTGCGACTGGATTGGTGGATAAAGATAAAGCCGCGAGTGCCATTGCCATTATGTTTACCGGACTCACAGTGGCATTGGTGACAGGTGTGCCACTGGGTACATACATTGGTCAAACATTTGGTTGGCAAGCGACATTTCTGATCGTCGCGATTCTTGGAGTGATCGCGTGGATCGGTAGCGCCTGGCTAGTGCCTAGTAACTTAAAGCAACCTCCGGCCACTAAGTTGTCAGCACAGCTTAAAGTGTTGACTCAGCCAAGGTTACTACTGGTGTATGCCATTACGGCGCTTGGCTATGGCGGTACGTTTACCGCGTTTACGTTCCTCGCTCCCATCTTAGAGCAGCAAAGTGGCTTCAGCTCTCAGTCGATTGGTTTGATTATGCTGGTTTATGGCGTCTCGGTTGCCGTGGGCAATATTTGGGGCGGAAAAATGGCCGACAATTTTGGCCCAATCAAAGCGCTGACGATCATTTTTTCGGGCCTTGCGATTGTGCTTTTGGTCTTTAATGTTGCGGCGTTCAATCCGATTACTGCTGTGGTGACCATTTTGGTTTGGGGCGCATTTGCATTTGGTAATGTGCCGGGGTTACAGGTGTACGTGGTTAAACTCGCAGAGCAATATACGCCCGATGCCGTTGATGTCGCGTCAGGGCTAAATATTGCGGCGTTTAATGTAGGTATCGCGCTTGGTTCATGGGGCGGTGGACAGATTGTCTCTAACGCTGGGTTAATGCATACCCCTTGGGTTGGGGCTTTGATCGTGATGCTAGCACTGATGTTGACGCGTTGGAGTGGTCGTTTGGATAAGGGGCAACCTGTTGAATCTACAAGTGAAGGCGTGGTGGCTTCTTGATTCCGTTGCTGAACATGGGTCACGAGGGCAATTGCTACTAATAAAATTGTCATTTACAAACTAAACTTAAGTTGTGCTTAAGTAGTTTGGAGGTAAGCATGGATGTTCTGATTCAATTCGATGAGAAGGGGATGTACCAAAACAACCCTTGGGATATACCAGTGCCTTATCAGAAAGGGGAAGTACACTTAGTGAGCCCGCTCTCTGCTATGGTATTGATAGATCAAGCTCAGGCGCATCTCTACCTCAATGATGAAGACCGACGCATGACACTCTTAGAAAAGTAACGTGCGATGTTTACTTAATTGCAGGCGAGCGAGAAGCGGGGCGTTAACCAGAAAGGTGTCGCCCTGCTTTTTTATGCCGTTCAACCATGAATAACGAGACTCTGTTAAAAGGGTTACTTTGGTAAAGTGTCTACAAAGCTATCGTCATCATCTGGCTGCGGGGATGGGTGTTGCTTTTGCCAGTCAGGGTTGTTGTGTATCGCGTCAATCAGCTCTCTATCAAGCCGCGCAAAATACAAATCTTCCTCTGCCTTGCCACGCAGTCTGAGTTTTTCCGTAAAGTCCATATTAGCCTCCTGCGGAATCTTTCACTCCCACATTAAGTATAGTGGGTCGTGGTCAATTGCTCACACCAAGGGTAAGCAATGCTTCTCATTATGGCTCCGGTGGTGTCAACCTAGGTTTACTTTGTTGTGAATGATTATCATTTTTGTGAATAATTCTGTTATCATCGCTGCAATAGTGGCAGATGTATCAATAGTTGAGTGGTGTCTGAGGAAAAAGTGTCAATGGTATCTGACAAGACAAAATCGGCGACTTTCAATCGGATCAGCAAGGTGTTGGGGTTTATTCATCGTCACCTTGATACGCCACTTTCACTTGACGAGATTGCCGCACAAAGCTGCTGGTCAAGATGGCAATTACAGCGCGTGTTTCAAGCTGAAACGGGTTTAACGGTAGCTAACTACGTTAGGCAGTTAAAGTTAAGTTTGGCGGCAGAACTGCTTCTTGATACCGATCAGCGAGTGATTGATATTGCGTTAGCGACTGGGTTCAACTCTGAGATCGCGTTCAGCCGAGCCTTCAAGCAATTTTTCGCTTGCAGTCCGCGCGTCTACCGTAAGGCGGGGCAACGCACTGGGCTCAAAAAACCAATTGAAATTTCTGAGGTGCAAATCAACGGTGAGCGTGAGCAGTCGTTTGTTGAGGTTCGTGTAGAAACCAAACCAGCCTTCATTCTTAAAGGCATGCGTGGTGAGATAACAGGGCTGTTTTCTCTTGATCCTAATTTTGCTGATGTGGTACCTAAGCTTTGGCAGCGCCTCGATGCTGAAGCTAACAGCACGTCACTCTCTTTTGGTCACTGCCTAGGTGTGGTTGATGTGACCAAAGTGGCGTTCGATGGCAGTAACCTCTTCTATTGGGCGGGTATTGAATTACGCTCAGATATCGCCATGCCTGCATTGCCTAGTGTGGTCTCTGAGCAGCTAGCAATCCTCAATGTACCAAAACAAACCTACGCTGCCGTTAAGCACAAAGGGCCCATTGATCGCCTGCCTCAAACGCTTGAATGGTTCATTTTGCATTGGCTTCCGACGTCTGGATATCGTGGTGTTGATGGCTATGAACTGGAGGTGTATCCAGACGACTATCAAGCGGACGCTGCGCACGCCGAAATGGAGTATTGGGTGCCGATCGTCCGGGTCTAACAAACCAAATAGCCAGCTTCTTTTTCCCATGTTGCACCAAATTGTTAACTTTCTTTTTTGTTGAACAATAAAATGCAAATGATATTTATTCTCAAGAAAAAGAAACACATGGGTATTAAGGACATCATGGACAACTCGACGACATTTCCGCGCTCAACTTTAGCGCTTGCATTGCTTGCGACCTTCTCGCTTCCCACTATCGCCTCCGATCACCACAGCTCCGAATCGACTCAATTGGAAGAGGTAACGGTGCTGGGCAAGGCCTATCGCAATACAGCGACCAAAACCGCACTCGAGCCAGAGGAAACGCCGCAAGGTATTACGGTGATTGAGGGTGAGTTGTTGGAGCAACGCGCCGTCCAATCGGTATCGCAAGCGCTTCGTTATGCGCCGGGTGTCGTGACAGAGCAAAAAGGCGCGGCGGTCACCATGTATGACAACTTCTCTATTCGAGGTTTCGATACCAACAACGTTAACTATTACGATGGTTTGGTGCTGCCTTTCCTCGTGGGTTGGAACTTACAGGCACAGATTGATCCTATTGCGATTCAACAAATCGAAGTGTTCAAGGGGCCAACGTCTGTCCTGTATGGCTCAATGCCTCCGGGCGGGATGGTGAACATTATCGCCAAGAGCCCACAACAAAAACAGCAGACATCGGTGGGCTTAGCGACGGGCTCAAGAAACCTAATGGAAGTCTCTATCGATACAATGGGGCAAATTGCTCAGAGTGACTTCTCGTACCGTTTGATTGCTTTGGCACGTAAACAAGATAGCCAAGTGGATGGCGCACAAGAGCAGCGATATGTCATTGCGCCTTCTTTAGATTGGCAAGCGAGCGATCGTACGCTTATCAACGTTAACCTCTATTATCAGAAAGATCCGGCGATGGGGATCAACTCATCGGCACCACTTGAAGTGATCAAGAGCCAATCGCCATCGACGTCGCTGGGGGATGAAGACTGGAGCAAGTTTGAACGTGATGTGTTGATGATCGGGTACAAAATCAACCATGAGTTCAATGATACCTGGTCGCTGCTGCAAAATGCGCGTTATATGGATGCATCGCTGTACCAAGAAAATACCTATCACAGAGGAACCAGCTTCAATCCCGTGACAGGTAGCCTGGCGAGAAACATCTATACGACCGATGAAAGCTCGAAGAGTTTTGTGATTGATAACCAAGTCTCCGGCCAAATGACCGCGGGCGATTGGCAGCACAACTTGCTACTTGGCGCGGACTACCAAAATCTCACAGGAGATTCGCTATACAAAGAGTATACGGCGAATGCTGAGTTCTATGGCTTTAATGCTTACAATCCCGACAATAGCCTACTCGATCGCAGCAAAATCAACGAAGTTTATCGAGAGTCTCACGACATTGACTACAAACAACTGGGTTTTTATTTCCAAGACCAAGTCAGAACAGGGCGCTTAGTGCTATTGGCGGGTGGTCGCTATGATTTGTTTACCTCGAGTGATGACAAAGTCAGTACCAGCCCGACTTATGACGGCAAAGATAGCTCTGATCACAAGCAGTTTTCGTATCGTGTTGGTGCTTTGTATGAACTCGACAATGGCATTTCCCCCTTCTTGAGTTACGCGACCAGCTTTGAGCCGGCGGCAGGCACGGATGTCACCGGTCAATCGTTTAAACCTCAAATTGGTGAGCAGGTCGAAATCGGCATGAAGTATATGTCTGCTGATATGTCCCAGTCACTGACCGCTTCGTACTTCCATATCACCAAGAATGATACGATTGTCGCGGACCCCTCTGACCCGAGCTATCGCGCGAAAATTCAAGTGGGTGAAGTGACCTCGCAAGGTGTTGAGCTAGAAGGTCAGATGTTCCTGACAGACAATTGGGATGTTCAAGCTTCTTACGCTTACATTGATATGGAAATCAAGAAAGCGTACGACCCGAACTTAGAAGGCACGACGCCTATTTATGTGCCAAAACACAGTGCGATGGCTTGGACCAATTACTACGTCTACAGCGGCGCATTTGAGGGAGCACGCATTGGCGCTGGCGCCCGCTATGTGGGAGAAATGGAAATGGACGCGTCCAATACACAAGGCAAGGTGCCTGCTTACACTGTGGTGGACATGTCTCTAGGCTACGAGCTAGGTGGTGTCAGTGAAATGTTGTCTGGCGCGCAAGCGAACCTTGTCGTCAACAACCTTTTTGATCAAGAGTATTACTCGTGTTACGACAAAACCAACTGCTGGTTTGGTGCCGAGCAGTCTATTGAACTCAACGTTAACTACAATTTTTAACCGACAATCTTACTTAACATAGCCGCTCATTTTGCGTGGCTAGGCTAGGTTTACAATGTAAATCGCCCCAGCATTTAACTGGGGCGATTCAATCTGGTTTGTCGACTATTTAAAACACACGTCTGCCCAGCGGGCTAATCCAGCCGTGACGGAGCCAAAGTAGTTGCCGCTAACGACATCGATGTTTGGTAGGGTTTCTTGCACAGCGCTGCGCAAGATGGGTGAGCGTGCAGAACCGCCAGTCATGAAGATCGCATCGGGCTTCACGCCGCCTTGCTCTACCGCCTCTTT
Coding sequences within it:
- a CDS encoding glycerophosphodiester phosphodiesterase family protein, producing the protein MKQILTSGIALLLGMSSMAMAANEPAQVGPRPLYLVSDMEDGPLKSKLESCSAGPFYRSDFSIGHRGAAMQFPEHTKESYLAAIAMGAGVLECDVTFTKDKQLVCRHSQSDLHTTTDVLAHPELAKKCSVPFKPANPETGEDAQVECRTSDFTLAEFKTLKGKMDGANPKATTIEEYMNGTPGWRTDLYSQTGTLMTHAESAALFKKHGVKVTPELKSAAVEMPYQGFSQKDYAQKLIDELKAAGFSAKEAYVQSFNLDDVKYWIKNEPEFGQQAVYLDDRVYNLKDFTATLENMKALSDQGVNIIAPPLYALIDLDEKNSIVASEYAKLAKQADLDIIAWTLERSGPLAQGGGWYYQSVTEQIKQDGDMMKVLDVLAKDVGVLGVFSDWPSTVTYYANCMDI
- a CDS encoding MFS transporter; its protein translation is MSQQQLIRCYATQQAFHWFITGMLIPVLILIFQSRGLSLTDIGLVMAVWIGTTTFLEIPLGSAADRFGRRKTYLLSLLLSMLGVLALLFASTMPSVLASAILLGAARAVYSGTLDAWFYDAYQLSPGPLSYHDALARINLMVTVGLALGSLVGGGLPDVALHHQWFESKYDLNLILIVAATGVLFMVTLTLIPSEAPPLTQQKPSQQQSLLSTCVQALNEAFRHDVLKRVMQTTLVFGVVLSSVENLWQPYLANIMGDDTASTLIYGVISALYFLMAAAASWCSVKGLRWFCGSHRMLLFASRLSAGMVLLLMSTTTQVTSFSLAYLMFFFLFTLGENSQMVLVNDNTKAEFRSTMLSISSFVVTCGGMIASLGFGYLSDHFGISASWSVAALLLVVSSFGFIRIPAQMSRTNGVVESGR
- a CDS encoding phospholipase D family protein, producing MIKLRRLASQLFIVSLLAGCGTLPDDIVHTPSTTPLPSDTQLSKLNDQYWKDRPEVSSTVLLQESGWDALAQRLALVETAERTIDIQYYIWNSDVSGAYLASRLLAAADRGVKVRVMLDDINLNERESLLIELNAHPNVEIRVFNPIPTRRGVAKWLNVLGDFSRLNRRMHNKSFTVDGAFSVVGGRNIGDEYFDLSDDINFRDRDALVMGDVVEEVQTSFNQYWDSRWSYPVDLLGEDQDVSLSVLKSVTVPEYLAYPPLPTKPMAAKQLLTQLTGSMTPVQAHYIADRPVPSDESNTSEPKRTAKYLSQLAEQSHKEVLLESAYLVFDDRQLDNWQTLNERGVDVKALTNSMASNDLVTNHSAYAGRREDMLQHGVQLFELQPDSSLCFASTKDNRKCAPEASYGLHSKSAVFDKQVAVIGSFNFNLRSTYLNSESILVIDSPAVAEELAETIGDAMDETHSWSLHLQEGDVYWQSGERRLNREPDTGKWPRFQSYFLQLLPIEKYL
- a CDS encoding methyl-accepting chemotaxis protein, encoding MNLSLKQKLTMACLFAVVLMSSLLTWQASSKLFEQSRHAIYLHAGGVSQTESDAIRKWIDIRENIVTATGSLLRADNINEALYQARISGGFEDVYFGSSEGVVVTSHADLDLSHIDPRTRPWYKAAINSNKPVITPAYKDINSNKMMVSIAASVSQNGRVVGVIGADLLIDQLISEIVNLDVGENAQAILIDSANGTFLAHPQTSLAMQPVTRWDSQLTLPAILKAERDGTISEFSAQKEPQLMYFNKIEDSDWVVAIQMDKTTEESAYYELLTQLIITAVIGAIVLIGLVSALISYLFRDLLVVTKALEEIASGDGDLTQRLSPRTQDEVGQLATSFNKFVANMHQMVMTLKGISHDLSDQASITSHQAEERSQRIHSQQDEINMVATAVGEMAAATAEIASNAENTAKNSQDAVTACVDGSSQVNQTLVSIEALAADVQVATDVIEDLEGHATSINTILSTIQDIAEQTNLLALNAAIEAARAGDQGRGFAVVADEVRVLSQRTHTSTKEIQHTIELLQSTTHKAVQIMGQSQTKARDSVNDATTANGNIVNINTAVDVISDMAAQIAAAAEEQSLVSNEITMNTEGIRSVSDQLSSEAADAAEQAAKLSALADKLNQEIGSFKL